One genomic region from Rosa rugosa chromosome 1, drRosRugo1.1, whole genome shotgun sequence encodes:
- the LOC133727292 gene encoding LOW QUALITY PROTEIN: pollen-specific leucine-rich repeat extensin-like protein 1 (The sequence of the model RefSeq protein was modified relative to this genomic sequence to represent the inferred CDS: substituted 1 base at 1 genomic stop codon), which translates to MALFSFTSIAKCANAISFILFVVYVSSLFNHLNLASVAAKHSSRNGVYASHHHHGHHRGRHHSNHSDSAAASDDHSNARLDRAFLALQAWKRVIYSDPYNFTTNWKGPSVCTYKGVYCAPAPDEPKTQVVAGIDLNKADIAGFLPDELGLLSDLALIHLNSNRFCGILPQSLANLTLLYELDLSNNRFVGPFPTVVLSLPSLKYLDIRYNEFEGPIPPQLFSNIVQLDAIFVNNNRFTSINIPASNLLSSASVVVFANNKLGGCLSPSIANFADTLEELLLINTSLSGCLPQQVGFLYKLRVLDVSNNNLVGPIPYSLSGLAHLEQLNLAHNMMTGIVPAGVCSLPNLANFTISYNYFCEEDGICQNLTTSKGGKTAFDDRRNCMPERPYQRTQKECTAALEHPVYCFXHPCVV; encoded by the coding sequence ATGGCTTTGTTTTCATTCACTTCCATTGCTAAATGTGCCAATGCCATCTCATTTATTCTCTTTGTTGTGTATGTCTCCAGTTTGTTCAACCATCTCAATCTGGCTTCTGTTGCTGCAAAACACAGCAGCCGCAATGGTGTATATgcttctcatcatcatcatggccATCACCGTGGCCGCCACCATAGTAACCATTCTGATTCTGCTGCAGCATCAGATGATCATTCCAATGCAAGATTGGACCGAGCTTTTCTTGCCCTCCAAGCATGGAAACGAGTGATTTACTCCGACCCATACAACTTTACCACCAATTGGAAAGGTCCTTCAGTTTGCACTTACAAGGGTGTGTACTGTGCACCTGCTCCTGATGAGCCCAAAACCCAAGTTGTTGCTGGCATTGACCTTAATAAAGCTGACATAGCCGGATTCCTCCCAGACGAATTAGGCCTCTTGTCGGACCTTGCACTTATCCATCTGAACAGCAACCGCTTTTGCGGCATCCTCCCTCAGAGTTTGGCCAACCTCACACTCCTTTATGAGCTTGATCTCAGTAACAACAGATTTGTGGGTCCTTTTCCTACTGTAGTCCTCTCTCTTCCTAGTCTAAAATATCTTGATATTCGCTACAATGAGTTTGAAGGGCCAATACCTCCACAACTCTTCAGCAACATAGTACAACTAGATGCAATATTTGTAAATAACAACCGCTTTACCAGTATAAATATTCCAGCTTCTAATTTATTATCATCAGCCAGTGTGGTGGTGTTTGCTAACAATAAATTGGGCGGATGCCTTTCTCCGAGCATAGCTAACTTTGCAGACACATTGGAGGAGCTTTTGCTAATCAACACAAGCTTGTCGGGGTGTCTTCCACAACAAGTTGGGTTTCTGTACAAATTGAGGGTGTTGGATGTGAGCAATAACAACCTGGTTGGTCCTATACCTTACAGCCTTTCAGGGCTAGCTCATTTGGAGCAACTAAATTTGGCCCACAATATGATGACTGGGATTGTGCCAGCTGGAGTTTGTAGTTTGCCAAATTTGGCAAATTTTACAATCTCTTATAATTATTTCTGCGAGGAAGACGGGATTTGTCAGAATTTGACAACATCCAAAGGAGGCAAGACTGCATTTGATGATCGCCGTAACTGCATGCCTGAGAGGCCATACCAGAGGACCCAGAAGGAATGTACTGCTGCTCTTGAGCACCCTGTTTACTGCTTTTAACATCCTTGTGTTGTATAA
- the LOC133736539 gene encoding mitotic checkpoint serine/threonine-protein kinase BUB1, with amino-acid sequence MAAVFQHSPATAIPLHDPLLPSLRLIKQALDDFNSGNHSGSDLTKLLSDCIAAFKDNVQYRDDARFLKIWFLYMGFIEDFEGLFMEMLDRKICIGQSLLYVWYASFLESKGKLYDAHMVYQMGISRNAKPAEWVKKAHGLFLERMSELASSTHKVDDGESIQFDSHINPWSSSTIKALLKKITPQLTKYDGYHSTTKAYSGKVALSSLKNSSRNKIIEIGRTKYQITGYAGQGGFAQVYKAYVNCNPDDVVALKIQKPAFPWEFYMYRELDQRISDKERSSFGFAQRMHLYSDCSILVCNYIANGTLQDVINSFAVTGKSMEEVLCIYYTIEMLYMLETLHDVGIIHGDFKPDNLLIRYSRDFPTKNGFHDRNELTKDGFRDRSGPWLDQGLCLVDWGRGIDLRLFPDNMEFKGDCRTSGFRCVEMQENKPWTFQVDTYGLCVVVHMMLHNSYMEIDKKPSPDGGYVYLPKASFKRYWNVELWKNFFVKLLNSNPGCNDKKLLQNLRKSFQEYMCSDPHLIKKLSDLLAKQRKSMCSA; translated from the exons ATGGCTGCCGTCTTCCAACACTCGCCGGCCACCGCCATTCCTCTTCACGACCCTCTCTTGCCCTCCCTCCG GTTGATAAAGCAAGCGCTCGATGACTTCAACTCCGGAAACCATTCCGGGTCGGATCTCACTAAGCTTCTATCCGATTGCATCGCAGCTTTCAAGGACAACGTTCAGTACCGAGACGACGCCAGATTCCTCAAGATTTGGTTCCTCTAT ATGGGGTTTATTGAGGATTTCGAAGGcttgtttatggaaatgttgGATAGAAAGATATGTATTGGACAGTCTTTGCTTTATGTTTGGTATGCATCCTTTCTAGAGTCCAAAGGCAAGTTATACGATGCGCACATGGTTTATCAGATGGGTATTTCAAG GAATGCTAAGCCTGCTGAGTGGGTGAAGAAAGCACACGGCTTATTTCTTGAGAGGATGTCTGAATTAGCTTCTTCAACTCACAAG GTTGACGACGGTGAATCCATTCAGTTTGACAGCCACATCAATCCATGGTCCAGTTCCACAATCAAAGCCCTATTAAAGAAAATTACTCCTCAACTTACGAAATATGAT GGATATCACTCCACTACTAAAGCTTACTCAGGAAAAGTGGCATTGTCTTCTTTGAAGAACTCATCGAGGAACAAGATTATTGAGATAG GTCGTACAAAATACCAGATTACGGGTTATGCAGGTCAAGGTGGTTTTGCTCAAGTATATAAAGCATATGTCAACTGTAACCCTGATGATGTTGTTGCATTAAAG ATACAAAAGCCTGCTTTCCCGTGGGAATTCTATATGTACCGTGAACTTGATCAACGAATCTCAGACAAGGAA AGGTCAAGCTTTGGTTTTGCTCAAAGAATGCATCTCTATTCTGACTGTAGTATACTTGTCTGCAACTATATTGCTAATGGGACACTTCAG GATGTAATAAACTCATTTGCAGTCACCGGAAAATCCATGGAAGAAGTGTTATGCATTTATTACACCATAGAAATGCTCTACATGTTAGAAACTCTGCATGACGTTGGCATCATTCATGGAGATTTCAAGCCTGATAATCTGCTTATTCGCTATTCTCG GGACTTCCCCACAAAAAATGGATTTCATGACAGAAATGAGCTTACAAAAGATGGATTTCGGGACAGAAGTGGCCCTTGGCTTGATCAG GGTCTTTGCCTTGTGGACTGGGGAAGAGGGATAGATCTGCGTCTCTTTCCTGACAATATGGAGTTTAAGGGAGATTGCCGAACTTCTGGATTTCGTTGTGTGGAGATGCAAGAGAATAAGCCTTGGACATTTCAG GTAGACACATATGGACTCTGTGTTGTTGTCCATATGATGCTGCATAATTCTTACATGGAGATTGACAAGAAACCATCACCTGATGGTGGTTACGTTTATCTACCCAAGGCATCTTTTAAAAG ATACTGGAATGTTGAGCTCTGGAAGAATTTCTTTGTGAAACTGCTTAACAGTAATCCTGGCTGCAATGACAAGAAATTGTTGCAAAATCTGAGGAAGTCCTTCCAGGAATACATGTGCTCGGACCCTCACCTTATAAAGAAACTAAGCGACTTACTGGCAAAGCAAAGGAAATCAATGTGTTCTGCTTAG
- the LOC133724810 gene encoding ADP,ATP carrier protein 3, mitochondrial, which yields MADGSSHPSIFQKIHGQSCLISKLSPNLKSRNYGLTGAYANGGLQGPLLPACQSTALAQLSPVSPILAQAPAEKGAAGFAIDFLMGGASAAVSKTAAAPIERVKLLIQNQDEMIKAGRLSQPYKGITDCFARTIKDEGLISLWRGNTANVIRYFPTQALNFAFKDYFKRLFNFKKDRDGYWKWFAGNLASGGAAGASSLLFVYSLDFARTRLANDGKAAKKGGERQFNGLIDVYKKTLKSDGIAGLYRGFNISCVGIIVYRGLYFGMYDSLKPVVLVGKLEDNFFASFLLGWGITIGAGLASYPIDTVRRRMMMTSGEAVKYKSSLDAFKQIIKNEGAKSLFKGAGANILRAVAGAGVLAGYDKLQVIVFGKKYGSGGGG from the exons ATGGCTGATGGGTCGTCCCATCCATCTATATTTCAGAAAATACATGGGCAGTCCTGCCTCATTTCTAAGCTTTCTCCCAACTTGAAGAGCAGAAACTATGGTTTAACTGGTGCTTATGCAAATGGAGGCTTGCAAGGCCCCCTGCTGCCAGCATGCCAAAGCACTGCCCTTGCACAGCTCTCACCGGTGTCTCCCATTTTGGCACAGGCTCCGGCAGAGAAAGGGGCAGCTGGTTTTGCTATTGATTTCCTTATGGGAGGTGCATCTGCTGCTGTTTCTAAAACAGCTGCTGCTCCAATTGAGCGTGTTAAACTACTAATCCAAAATCAGGATGAGATGATCAAGGCCGGTCGGCTTTCTCAACCATACAAGGGAATAACTGACTGCTTTGCCCGAACAATTAAGGATGAGGGTCTCATTTCTCTGTGGAGAGGAAATACTGCTAATGTTATCAGATACTTTCCTACCCAG GCCTTGAACTTTGCTTTCAAGGATTACTTCAAGAGGCTTTTCAACTTCAAGAAGGACAGAGATGGCTACTGGAAGTGGTTTGCTGGGAACCTGGCATCAGGTGGTGCTGCTGGTGCTTCATCTCTTCTGTTTGTTTATTCCTTGGACTTTGCTAGAACACGTTTGGCAAATGATGGTAAGGCTGCCAAAAAGGGTGGGGAGAGACAGTTTAATGGTTTGATTGATGTTTACAAGAAAACCCTAAAGTCTGATGGTATTGCTGGGCTGTATCGCGGATTTAATATCTCATGTGTTGGAATTATTGTGTATCGTGGGCTCTATTTTGGAATGTATGATTCTCTGAAACCTGTGGTTCTGGTGGGTAAGCTGGAG GATAATTTCTTTGCTAGTTTTTTGCTGGGATGGGGAATTACAATTGGAGCTGGATTGGCTTCATACCCAATTGACACAGTGCGCAGAAGAATGATGATGACCTCAGGAGAAGCAGTAAAATATAAAAGCTCTTTGGATGCCTTTAAGCAAATCATAAAAAATGAGGGTGCTAAATCTCTATTCAAAGGTGCTGGAGCAAACATATTACGTGCTGTTGCAGGTGCTGGTGTGCTTGCTGGCTATGACAAGCTGCAAGTCATTGTTTTTGGCAAGAAGTATGGATCTGGTGGTGGTGGTTAA